One genomic region from Rhizomicrobium palustre encodes:
- a CDS encoding glycosyltransferase family 4 protein: MQTPLRIAAFGFRNFPPREGSAGADKFAMELLPRLAKRGASVVAYNRLYPGMAGDPAAVENISGVEVRSIRTVRNKGFDTLLHSARVTYDIIRNNRADVVHIQNGGNSIFGAILRLFGKRTYLSQDGVDWVRDKWTWYAKLFLWLSSFLTARVHSRVIFDNVFAREMFETRFKRKYDFIPFGADVAYDLASERVLDELGLKAGSYFLFVGRFIPDKGLHWLVPAFERLSTDKKLVLVGGSPNPSDYESRIRDTKDERVLFAGFRYGTEVHALMRNAYAYVQPSAIEGLSPVILEAAYLGAPIICSDIPQNQYGMREHATYFSNGSTDDLEAKLSWALENSDALAAKGAEGADHVARTFSWDSVTDQHIALFRGDEASEASKTGVGAPSAAVRS, translated from the coding sequence TTGCAGACCCCGCTTCGTATCGCAGCTTTCGGTTTTCGCAATTTCCCTCCGCGTGAGGGCAGTGCGGGGGCTGATAAATTCGCAATGGAGTTGCTGCCGCGTTTGGCGAAGCGGGGGGCGAGCGTGGTTGCCTATAACCGGCTCTATCCTGGCATGGCGGGCGATCCGGCTGCCGTTGAAAATATCAGCGGCGTCGAAGTCCGCTCCATCCGCACGGTGCGGAACAAGGGTTTCGATACACTGCTGCATTCCGCCCGGGTGACTTATGACATCATCCGCAACAACCGCGCCGATGTCGTGCACATCCAAAATGGCGGCAACAGCATTTTCGGCGCGATTCTGCGCCTGTTCGGAAAGCGTACCTACCTCAGTCAAGATGGCGTGGATTGGGTGCGGGACAAATGGACGTGGTACGCTAAACTATTCCTCTGGCTGTCGTCCTTCTTGACTGCGCGTGTACATAGCCGGGTGATTTTCGATAACGTGTTTGCCCGCGAAATGTTTGAAACCCGCTTCAAGCGGAAATATGATTTCATTCCCTTCGGCGCAGATGTCGCCTACGACCTTGCTTCAGAACGGGTTCTCGATGAACTTGGGCTAAAAGCGGGAAGCTATTTCCTGTTTGTTGGCCGGTTCATTCCTGACAAGGGCCTGCATTGGCTGGTTCCAGCTTTTGAGCGCCTTTCGACGGATAAGAAGCTTGTTCTCGTCGGTGGTTCGCCCAACCCGTCCGACTACGAATCCCGCATTCGCGATACCAAGGACGAAAGAGTTCTGTTCGCCGGATTTCGCTATGGCACGGAAGTACATGCACTGATGCGCAATGCCTATGCTTATGTCCAGCCATCCGCCATCGAAGGGCTGTCGCCGGTTATCCTGGAAGCAGCGTATCTCGGTGCGCCGATCATTTGCAGCGACATCCCGCAGAACCAATATGGCATGCGCGAGCACGCCACTTACTTTTCCAATGGCTCGACGGATGACCTCGAAGCCAAGCTCTCCTGGGCACTCGAAAACAGCGATGCTCTTGCGGCCAAGGGTGCCGAGGGCGCCGATCATGTGGCACGTACCTTTAGCTGGGATAGCGTCACGGATCAGCATATTGCCCTTTTTCGGGGTGATGAAGCGTCCGAGGCCAGCAAAACGGGCGTCGGCGCACCCAGCGCAGCGGTGAGAAGTTGA
- a CDS encoding glycosyltransferase: MSLASASLPEKQIVLGAASGPARQLLSINAFHYRRGGADNVYLDHARLMGERGWATSFFATRHPENLPSADSQYFAEESDFALGGSLSQRLIQSSRIIYSFEARRKLARMLDAVPVDLAHVHNIYHHQSPSILVELKRRGIPVVLTAHDLKLACPAYTMLNSSGICESCKGGRYWNVVRNRCIKGSLPASTVIMLEMMLHRTLDIYARHVDRIVVPSRFYRDKLISWGVDAAKLVYIPNFIRPVHGLKAQTGGRHILYFGRLSKEKGVMTLIRAAANAGVEVQIAGRGPQEAELRAEAEALNAPVRFLGFRTGADLVEIIDAARAIVLPSEWYENSPLSALEALQRGKPLIGARIGGIPELIEENRTGWLFESGNVSALATVLADVSALPETRLSDMAAECRAFISRNHSEDGYFEAMQALYRSLL, encoded by the coding sequence TTGAGCCTGGCATCAGCATCTTTGCCGGAGAAGCAGATTGTGCTGGGCGCCGCGAGCGGCCCGGCACGGCAGCTGCTATCCATCAATGCCTTTCACTATCGCCGGGGTGGAGCAGATAACGTCTATCTCGACCATGCGCGTCTGATGGGGGAACGCGGCTGGGCGACATCTTTCTTTGCCACACGTCACCCTGAAAATCTGCCTAGCGCCGATTCGCAATATTTTGCCGAAGAGAGTGATTTTGCTCTGGGTGGCTCACTTTCTCAGCGACTGATTCAATCAAGCAGGATCATCTATTCCTTCGAGGCTCGGAGAAAATTGGCGCGCATGCTGGATGCGGTGCCGGTCGATCTTGCCCATGTCCACAATATTTATCACCACCAATCCCCTTCTATACTTGTGGAGCTGAAACGCCGCGGCATTCCCGTGGTGCTGACGGCCCACGATCTGAAATTGGCTTGCCCCGCCTACACCATGTTGAATAGTTCTGGCATTTGCGAAAGCTGCAAGGGTGGGCGGTATTGGAATGTGGTGCGCAATCGCTGCATCAAGGGCAGTCTGCCGGCCAGCACCGTCATTATGCTGGAAATGATGCTGCATAGAACGCTCGATATCTATGCAAGGCATGTCGACAGAATCGTGGTGCCAAGCCGCTTTTACCGCGACAAGCTGATTTCCTGGGGTGTCGATGCTGCAAAGCTCGTCTATATCCCAAACTTTATTCGCCCAGTTCACGGGCTCAAGGCACAAACGGGCGGACGGCACATCCTTTATTTCGGCCGGTTGTCGAAAGAAAAAGGGGTGATGACACTCATCCGCGCGGCAGCGAACGCTGGCGTCGAAGTCCAAATCGCGGGGCGTGGACCGCAGGAAGCGGAGTTACGCGCCGAAGCTGAAGCTCTAAACGCGCCGGTTCGCTTTCTTGGCTTCCGGACCGGTGCGGATCTTGTCGAGATCATCGATGCCGCGCGTGCCATCGTCTTGCCGTCTGAATGGTACGAGAACAGCCCGTTGAGCGCGCTCGAGGCACTTCAACGGGGCAAACCGCTGATTGGCGCGCGCATTGGAGGCATTCCGGAGCTGATCGAGGAGAACAGAACTGGCTGGCTGTTCGAGAGCGGCAATGTTTCAGCGCTCGCCACTGTGCTGGCGGACGTTTCCGCGCTTCCCGAAACCCGTCTTTCGGATATGGCGGCTGAGTGCAGGGCCTTTATTTCCCGCAACCATTCAGAGGATGGTTATTTCGAAGCCATGCAGGCGCTCTATCGGAGCTTGCTGTAA